GGGGGCCTTTGGAATATTTTTGCCATACGTTATGTTCTCAGGAGAACACCAAATGAAAGAAATTATGGAAATCTGGCAAACAATGGGATCGCTTACCTTACTTTTGACTGGTATCTTCAAGCTTATGGTAGGTGTAATCTGTAAGGAATTAGGCTGGCGGGGCGGAAAGATTTTCCCGACAATTTTTTCCGGCGTCTGTATCGGTTATGCCCTGGCACCTTTTCTGCCCGTTGATCCGGTCTTTTCTGTGGCCATTGTCACGTCAGCTTTAACCGGTTTTATCTTAAAAAAACCGATTGCAGTTGTTCTTTTGCTGTTGATCATTTTCCCGATTGACGGGATTATTCCTGTGACTTTAGGAGCCGTTGTCGGAGGTGCTTTTCCCAAGCTATTTGGGCCGAAGAATGAATAGATGGTATAAAAAAAGATGCAATAAGCATCTTTTTTTATTGGAAAGACGGAGTAAGAACTTCAACAATGGTGATATTAAGAGTCGAATTATTACTTAAATCAACTTCGTATGGCTTGACATCCTGACGGCCGTGTTTAAAAACACGAATCATTGGACGCATACAGAAATTAGAATAATTTTTAACAACCATACCGATATGATCGTTGCTGAGACGAACGTAGGTACCAATCGGATAGGGGGCAATTTTAGTGATAAACAACTCGACCAGCTCCGGGTCAAAAGCCGAGTGCGTTGATCCCATCAGAAATTCCACCACCTCTGAGGGTACAATTCCTTTACGGTAGGGGCGGTCTGAGGTCATGGCATCATAAACATCGGCGATCGAAATAATTCGTCCGTAAAGAGAAATTTCTTCACCTTTGAGATTATTTGGATAGCCGCCACCTTCAAATTTTTCATGATGGTGGAGGATGGCGGTTTTTGAAGCATCGCTGATATTAAAGCGTTTGGAAATATAATCATAACCGGATGAAGAGTGCTTCTTCATTTCAGTAAACTCCTGCTCATTCAGGCTTCCAGGCTTGCATAGAATATCCTGGGAGACGAAAATTTTTCCGATATCATGAAGAATAGCGCCAACTCCGAGGTCACACAGTTCTTGCCTCCTTAGTCCCAGAGAAACGCCCAGGACGATTGATAAGACAGCAACATTGACCGAATGATAATAGGTGTAATCGTCAAAAACTTTAAGATCGATCATATTAATCATCATATTCTGGTTGTTGAGGATTTCGTCGACGATGGAAGTGACCTGACTTTCAACCTGTCTGATTTGCTCTGGTGATAGTTCTCCACCAAGTTCGGAACGGATAAAAACATCTTTGATACATTTGACAGATTGGGCTCGTACGCGGTCATCTATGATATTACTGATATAAAGATCTTTTGATAAATCATCCTCAATATATATACCATTGTAATTAAGTTTTTTTATTCGTTTTATATAATCTTCAGTAAGCGTCACATCACGTGATAATATCAGCTCACCATTGTTTCCCCAAAGGCTGTTACTCAGTACCATGCCTTCACGGAGGCAAAATGTTGGTACATATCTCATAGGATCCTCCAGTAGTGTATATGCTCGTAGTTCATTGCAGTTTATGCAGAAAATTAAAAATAGGTTTACTTATTATTTATATCAGAAATTTGAATTTTTGGCAATAACTTTGCTAAAATCAGGACATTTATTTTTCAATAATTGAGTTTAATTAAGGATTCTAATTAAATGAAATAAATTCTTTAATTAATGGATTGGAATCATTCGTTAAATCAGCAGGCATTCCCGAGAAAAGGATCTTTCCCTGGTGGATAAATGTCAGCGTATCGCAGATACGAAATGCCTGGCTGAGGTTATGGGTAATGATTAGTGTGTTAAGGTCAGGATGTTCCTTTCTTTTTATCAGTGCAGCTTCAATTATCTGAATACTCTGGGGATCGATGCTGGCGGTGGGTTCGTCGAGCAGCAATAATCTGGGAGAAAAGGAAAGTGCTCTGGCCAATGCCGTTTTTTGAGCTTCTCCACCAGAGAGTTTTTTTGCATTCTGATCACGGATGTCTTCGAGCTTGAAGGCAGATAGCTGTTCAGCCACGA
This genomic interval from Eubacteriaceae bacterium ES3 contains the following:
- a CDS encoding ATP-binding cassette domain-containing protein, with translation MNLRINQLKKNYGPKTVLDIQEKNLFFKAGQINGIIGPNGSGKSTLMRIIAGLTGSTAGEILYDDAPLDESLSQLLTYASQQAFLLSKSVEKNIAFPLKLRHYGKTDQERIVAEQLSAFKLEDIRDQNAKKLSGGEAQKTALARALSFSPRLLLLDEPTASIDPQSIQIIEAALIKRKEHPDLNTLIITHNLSQAFRICDTLTFIHQGKILFSGMPADLTNDSNPLIKEFISFN
- a CDS encoding HD-GYP domain-containing protein, which gives rise to MRYVPTFCLREGMVLSNSLWGNNGELILSRDVTLTEDYIKRIKKLNYNGIYIEDDLSKDLYISNIIDDRVRAQSVKCIKDVFIRSELGGELSPEQIRQVESQVTSIVDEILNNQNMMINMIDLKVFDDYTYYHSVNVAVLSIVLGVSLGLRRQELCDLGVGAILHDIGKIFVSQDILCKPGSLNEQEFTEMKKHSSSGYDYISKRFNISDASKTAILHHHEKFEGGGYPNNLKGEEISLYGRIISIADVYDAMTSDRPYRKGIVPSEVVEFLMGSTHSAFDPELVELFITKIAPYPIGTYVRLSNDHIGMVVKNYSNFCMRPMIRVFKHGRQDVKPYEVDLSNNSTLNITIVEVLTPSFQ